The following coding sequences are from one Aethina tumida isolate Nest 87 chromosome 2, icAetTumi1.1, whole genome shotgun sequence window:
- the LOC109604629 gene encoding uncharacterized protein LOC109604629 isoform X7: MYFSMHMWGEPCSVAHGRRSLEKAAKRIRKILPWIPSEEVIIQFMSNLPECRPTERNILTIQHFISQHDKESVHEGDWLYEAFELRKLFPDMDEMIFYRSLSELGNIPNRLEIVVRQIINQPRPKDNAKRASTDISPQKNKIIKVNNNQWPNLEINNEYLPGIPRKRPAPCTVTREADLDVQFQPNNGDVTSTGMHNVQYIQQPETDTHNTVMELLQLHPNNLPDDLEVNQVYALFDGYGTPEGMNQENLPGGSGDSSKTNDIQKEGAAWQYNNLLSFENIALNAAIDNNPPPTAMNEVPTTSQGLPSMVDAVNNLATSANNQAFLQVPGSQAGATHAFKDMPILEEDTSKMNKSSCMNETIDEVSKTNPIPLVASQGAIKKILDLPSTSGLTYKKKVKPSTSKHPLGLDLPLTSRGNRVEGPLGVLPSTSLPGTSRRKQYTRPVPFEEDHSAFWLPRKANGGKQNGQEAADHPRIVVRNMDDINGLPDIIEQENDADLDLYDVLTTISGRSRKVVKAFCYQKGLRPRGLPANIDNVVGQLLEFQYNGPETDDNFVELDLDASDEDTVIDVNPPQRRKDMVDKAVPSDNEKEATASGPSNAPITVVDNQESLTLGIKMMEMFPDACPNYLRSLCENRTLQDLNDIVTMVFNTNDQYPRRPVRPPSPEREVDPVEQFEILKGILPDADPTYLQMQCERYRNDREGLKQFIENAVENKGYPTLKEYNRRLQLSAQQRQYTTEFDVKAFVQLFPDPFKTFATKGRPLPEYTVDETHYITMFMRNLFDKLAVRDIATVMNAKRRRPYEVYKALTTMMKNGHTLKSRRRTCRLPDDFQNIPLLQELAFLQHKDEIKKYIQEMKAKEQEERRNAKEAGLMRTCNCCYDEEVMPKDYYECPKGCGFCRECVLKSCEIAFGDGKIDFPCLADCGADFTLHTLQECLPPKMFSKIAQKKTLAEVKAAGIEELESCPFCDFATIPYEADKIFRCLNPDCMKESCRLCKEASHVPLKCEEVEKDEEVRARTYIENKMTEALLRKCHKCGASFFKEEGCNKMTCSCGAMMCYICGKPVKDYTHFNGIGGDRMHLCPLYSDTNKLNEQNVLRGAENAKKELGTTNLKTDPSADVRQHYEDRSKNLPREGFMDLLNQVAANGADILNVGRRNPQLRMDRLDRLDMLQHLREQLNLARGRQHHH; encoded by the exons ATGTATTTCAGCATGCACATGTGGGGTGAGCCGTGCTCCGTGGCTCACGGGAGACGT TCCCTGGAAAAGGCCGCAAAACGAATCAGAAAGATCCTGCCCTGGATTCCGTCCGAAGAGGTGATAATCCAGTTCATGTCGAACCTACCGGAATGCCGACCCACCGAGCGCAACATCCTTACTATCCAGCACTTCATCAGCCAGCATGACAAGGAGAGTGTGCATGAGGGGGACTGGCTCTATGAGGCCTTCGAGTTGCGCAAGCTGTTCCCTGACATGGACGAAATGATATTCTACAGGAGCTTGTCTGAGCTGGGCAACATACCGAACAGGTTGGAGATCGTCGTCAGACAGATAATCAACCAGCCGAGGCCGAAGGACAACGCAAAGCGGGCCTCCACCGACATCTCACCTCAGAAGAACAAAATCATTAAGGTCAACAACAACCAGTGGCCCAACCTCGAG ATTAATAACGAGTATTTGCCCGGCATTCCAAGGAAGCGCCCAGCACCTTGCACTGTGACCAGGGAGGCGGACTTGGACGTCCAGTTTCAACCCAACAACGGGGACGTCACCTCCACAGGCATGCAC AATGTACAATACATTCAACAACCTGAAACCGACACTCACAACACTGTAATGGAGCTCCTCCAACTCCACCCAAACAATCTACCAGACGACTTGGAAGTTAATCAAGtt tatgcCTTATTCGATGGATATGGCACCCCTGAGGGGATGAACCAGGAGAACCTGCCTGGTGGAA gtgGCGATTCTTCGAAAACCAATGACATACAAA aagaagGTGCTGCTTGGCAATACAATAATCTACtttcttttgaaaatattg caCTCAACGCTGCAATAGACAATAACCCTCCCCCTACAG ccaTGAACGAGGTGCCCACCACATCACAGGGCCTCCCCTCGATGGTAGACGCAG TAAACAATCTTGCAACGTCTGCAAACAATCAGGCTTTTTTACAAGTACCAG GGAGCCAAGCTGGGGCCACTCACGCTTTCAAGGATATGCCTATATTGGAGGAAGAcacaa GTAAAATGAATAAGTCTTCATGCATGAACGAAACAATTGACGAAGTATCAAAAACAAATCCAATACCCTTAGTCGCTTCTCAAGGGGCTATTAAAAAGATTCTAG ATTTGCCCTCCACATCGGGTTTGACGTACAAAAAGAAGGTGAAGCCATCCACATCAAAGCATCCTTTGGGTCTGG atTTGCCTTTAACCTCAAGAGGTAATAGGGTTGAAGGACCTTTGGGGGTGTTACCTTCAACGTCTCTACCAGGGACATCCAGGAGGAAGCAATATACTCGTCCag TACCCTTTGAAGAGGATCATTCAG cgTTCTGGCTTCCAAGAAAAGCAAACGGTGGGAAACAAAATGGACAAGAAG CGGCGGATCATCCAAGAATTGTCGTAAGAAACATGGACGACATCAACGGATTGCCCGACATAATAGAGCAAG AAAACGACGCGGACTTGGATCTGTACGACGTCCTGACCACCATCTCGGGCCGCAGCAGGAAGGTGGTGAAGGCGTTCTGCTACCAAAAGGGGCTGCGCCCACGAGGTCTGCCGGCCAACATCGACAACGTGGTCGGCCAGCTGCTGGAGTTCCAATACAATGGCCCAGAGACCGACGACAACTTTGTAGAACTTGATCTGGACGCCTCAGATGAAG ACACAGTAATCGATGTCAATCC ACCACAAAGACGGAAGGACATGGTGGACAAGGCGGTGCCGTCCGATAACGAAAAGGAAGCCACTGCCTCCGGCCCGTCCAACGCCCCCATCACCGTCGTCGACAACCAGGAGTCGCTGACCTTAGGCATCAAAATGATGGAGATGTTCCCGGACGCCTGTCCTAACTATCTGCGTTCGTTGTGCGAGAACCGCACCCTCCAGGACTTGAACGACATCGTGACGATGGTGTTCAACACCAACGACCAGTACCCACGCCGTCCGGTCCGTCCACCTAGTCCGGAACGGGAGGTCGATCCGGTCGAACAGTTCGAGATACTTAAGGGGATATTGCCGGACGCGGATCCCACCTACCTGCAGATGCAGTGCGAGCGCTACCGCAACGACCGCGAGGGGCTCAAGCAGTTCATCGAGAATGCTGTGGAGAACAAGGGTTATCCCACTTTGAAGGAGTACAACAG GAGGCTGCAATTGTCCGCCCAACAGAGGCAGTACACCACCGAGTTCGACGTCAAGGCCTTCGTCCAACTGTTCCCCGACCCGTTCAAGACATTCGCCACCAAGGGGCGCCCTCTGCCCGAGTACACGGTGGACGAGACCCACTACATTACCATGTTCATGCGCAACTTATTCGACAAGCTGGCCGTCCGTGACATCGCCACAGTGATGAACGCCAAACGTCGCCGTCCCTACGAAGTGTACAAGGCCCTCACTACCATGATGAAGAACGGCCACACGCTGAAGTCGAGGAGGCGCACCTGCCGCCTGCCGGACGACTTCCAAAACATACCGCTGCTACAGGAGCTGGCGTTCCTCCAGCACAAGGACGAAATTAAGAAGTACATACAGGAGATGAAGGCCAAGGAGCAGGAGGAGCGGCGCAACGCCAAGGAGGCGGGCCTGATGCGCACCTGCAATTGCTGCTACGACGAGGAGGTGATGCCCAAGGACTACTACGAGTGTCCTAAGGGCTGCGGCTTTTGCCGCGAGTGCGTGCTGAAGAGTTGCGAGATCGCCTTCGGCGACGGCAAGATCGACTTCCCCTGTCTGGCCGATTGCGGTGCCGATTTCACCCTGCACACCCTTCAG GAGTGTTTGCCGCCGAAGATGTTCTCCAAGATAGCCCAGAAGAAGACCTTGGCTGAAGTCAAGGCTGCGGGCATCGAGGAGTTGGAGAGCTGCCCGTTCTGCGACTTCGCCACCATACCGTACGAGGCGGACAAGATATTCCGGTGCCTGAATCCGGACTGCATGAAGGAGTCGTGCCGTCTGTGCAAGGAGGCCAGCCACGTGCCGCTCAAGTGCGAGGAGGTCGAGAAGGACGAGGAGGTGAGGGCGCGCACCTACATCGAGAACAAAATGACCGAGGCGCTGCTGCGCAAGTGCCACAAGTGCGGCGCCTCCTTCTTCAAGGAGGAGGGGTGCAACAAGATGACGTGCTCCTGTGGCGCCATGATGTGCTACATCTGCGGCAAGCCGGTCAAGGATTACACGCACTTCAACGGGATAGGCGGCGACAGGATGCATCTGTGCCCGCTTTACAGTGACACCAACAAGCTGAACGAGCAGAACGTGCTGCGGGGCGCCGAGAACGCCAAGAAGGAGCTGGGCACCACTAATCTCAAGACTGATCCAAGCGCCGACGTTCGTCAGCACTACGAGGATAGGTCCAAGAATTTGCCCAGGGAGGGCTTCATGGATTTGCTAAAC CAGGTAGCCGCCAACGGGGCTGATATACTCAACGTGGGTAGACGTAACCCTCAACTACGGATGGATCGTCTTGATCGTCTCGATATGCTGCAGCACTTGCGTGAGCAACTAAACCTTGCTAGGGGCAGGCAGCACCaccattaa
- the LOC109604629 gene encoding uncharacterized protein LOC109604629 isoform X8 produces MYFSMHMWGEPCSVAHGRRSLEKAAKRIRKILPWIPSEEVIIQFMSNLPECRPTERNILTIQHFISQHDKESVHEGDWLYEAFELRKLFPDMDEMIFYRSLSELGNIPNRLEIVVRQIINQPRPKDNAKRASTDISPQKNKIIKVNNNQWPNLEINNEYLPGIPRKRPAPCTVTREADLDVQFQPNNGDVTSTGMHNVQYIQQPETDTHNTVMELLQLHPNNLPDDLEVNQVYALFDGYGTPEGMNQENLPGGSGDSSKTNDIQKEGAAWQYNNLLSFENIALNAAIDNNPPPTAMNEVPTTSQGLPSMVDAVNNLATSANNQAFLQVPGSQAGATHAFKDMPILEEDTSKMNKSSCMNETIDEVSKTNPIPLVASQGAIKKILDLPSTSGLTYKKKVKPSTSKHPLGLDLPLTSRGNRVEGPLGVLPSTSLPGTSRRKQYTRPVPFEEDHSAFWLPRKANGGKQNGQEAADHPRIVVRNMDDINGLPDIIEQENDADLDLYDVLTTISGRSRKVVKAFCYQKGLRPRGLPANIDNVVGQLLEFQYNGPETDDNFVELDLDASDEDTVIDVNPPQRRKDMVDKAVPSDNEKEATASGPSNAPITVVDNQESLTLGIKMMEMFPDACPNYLRSLCENRTLQDLNDIVTMVFNTNDQYPRRPVRPPSPEREVDPVEQFEILKGILPDADPTYLQMQCERYRNDREGLKQFIENAVENKGYPTLKEYNRRLQLSAQQRQYTTEFDVKAFVQLFPDPFKTFATKGRPLPEYTVDETHYITMFMRNLFDKLAVRDIATVMNAKRRRPYEVYKALTTMMKNGHTLKSRRRTCRLPDDFQNIPLLQELAFLQHKDEIKKYIQEMKAKEQEERRNAKEAGLMRTCNCCYDEEVMPKDYYECPKGCGFCRECVLKSCEIAFGDGKIDFPCLADCGADFTLHTLQECLPPKMFSKIAQKKTLAEVKAAGIEELESCPFCDFATIPYEADKIFRCLNPDCMKESCRLCKEASHVPLKCEEVEKDEEVRARTYIENKMTEALLRKCHKCGASFFKEEGCNKMTCSCGAMMCYICGKPVKDYTHFNGIGGDRMHLCPLYSDTNKLNEQNVLRGAENAKKELGTTNLKTDPSADVRQHYEDRSKNLPREGFMDLLNVAANGADILNVGRRNPQLRMDRLDRLDMLQHLREQLNLARGRQHHH; encoded by the exons ATGTATTTCAGCATGCACATGTGGGGTGAGCCGTGCTCCGTGGCTCACGGGAGACGT TCCCTGGAAAAGGCCGCAAAACGAATCAGAAAGATCCTGCCCTGGATTCCGTCCGAAGAGGTGATAATCCAGTTCATGTCGAACCTACCGGAATGCCGACCCACCGAGCGCAACATCCTTACTATCCAGCACTTCATCAGCCAGCATGACAAGGAGAGTGTGCATGAGGGGGACTGGCTCTATGAGGCCTTCGAGTTGCGCAAGCTGTTCCCTGACATGGACGAAATGATATTCTACAGGAGCTTGTCTGAGCTGGGCAACATACCGAACAGGTTGGAGATCGTCGTCAGACAGATAATCAACCAGCCGAGGCCGAAGGACAACGCAAAGCGGGCCTCCACCGACATCTCACCTCAGAAGAACAAAATCATTAAGGTCAACAACAACCAGTGGCCCAACCTCGAG ATTAATAACGAGTATTTGCCCGGCATTCCAAGGAAGCGCCCAGCACCTTGCACTGTGACCAGGGAGGCGGACTTGGACGTCCAGTTTCAACCCAACAACGGGGACGTCACCTCCACAGGCATGCAC AATGTACAATACATTCAACAACCTGAAACCGACACTCACAACACTGTAATGGAGCTCCTCCAACTCCACCCAAACAATCTACCAGACGACTTGGAAGTTAATCAAGtt tatgcCTTATTCGATGGATATGGCACCCCTGAGGGGATGAACCAGGAGAACCTGCCTGGTGGAA gtgGCGATTCTTCGAAAACCAATGACATACAAA aagaagGTGCTGCTTGGCAATACAATAATCTACtttcttttgaaaatattg caCTCAACGCTGCAATAGACAATAACCCTCCCCCTACAG ccaTGAACGAGGTGCCCACCACATCACAGGGCCTCCCCTCGATGGTAGACGCAG TAAACAATCTTGCAACGTCTGCAAACAATCAGGCTTTTTTACAAGTACCAG GGAGCCAAGCTGGGGCCACTCACGCTTTCAAGGATATGCCTATATTGGAGGAAGAcacaa GTAAAATGAATAAGTCTTCATGCATGAACGAAACAATTGACGAAGTATCAAAAACAAATCCAATACCCTTAGTCGCTTCTCAAGGGGCTATTAAAAAGATTCTAG ATTTGCCCTCCACATCGGGTTTGACGTACAAAAAGAAGGTGAAGCCATCCACATCAAAGCATCCTTTGGGTCTGG atTTGCCTTTAACCTCAAGAGGTAATAGGGTTGAAGGACCTTTGGGGGTGTTACCTTCAACGTCTCTACCAGGGACATCCAGGAGGAAGCAATATACTCGTCCag TACCCTTTGAAGAGGATCATTCAG cgTTCTGGCTTCCAAGAAAAGCAAACGGTGGGAAACAAAATGGACAAGAAG CGGCGGATCATCCAAGAATTGTCGTAAGAAACATGGACGACATCAACGGATTGCCCGACATAATAGAGCAAG AAAACGACGCGGACTTGGATCTGTACGACGTCCTGACCACCATCTCGGGCCGCAGCAGGAAGGTGGTGAAGGCGTTCTGCTACCAAAAGGGGCTGCGCCCACGAGGTCTGCCGGCCAACATCGACAACGTGGTCGGCCAGCTGCTGGAGTTCCAATACAATGGCCCAGAGACCGACGACAACTTTGTAGAACTTGATCTGGACGCCTCAGATGAAG ACACAGTAATCGATGTCAATCC ACCACAAAGACGGAAGGACATGGTGGACAAGGCGGTGCCGTCCGATAACGAAAAGGAAGCCACTGCCTCCGGCCCGTCCAACGCCCCCATCACCGTCGTCGACAACCAGGAGTCGCTGACCTTAGGCATCAAAATGATGGAGATGTTCCCGGACGCCTGTCCTAACTATCTGCGTTCGTTGTGCGAGAACCGCACCCTCCAGGACTTGAACGACATCGTGACGATGGTGTTCAACACCAACGACCAGTACCCACGCCGTCCGGTCCGTCCACCTAGTCCGGAACGGGAGGTCGATCCGGTCGAACAGTTCGAGATACTTAAGGGGATATTGCCGGACGCGGATCCCACCTACCTGCAGATGCAGTGCGAGCGCTACCGCAACGACCGCGAGGGGCTCAAGCAGTTCATCGAGAATGCTGTGGAGAACAAGGGTTATCCCACTTTGAAGGAGTACAACAG GAGGCTGCAATTGTCCGCCCAACAGAGGCAGTACACCACCGAGTTCGACGTCAAGGCCTTCGTCCAACTGTTCCCCGACCCGTTCAAGACATTCGCCACCAAGGGGCGCCCTCTGCCCGAGTACACGGTGGACGAGACCCACTACATTACCATGTTCATGCGCAACTTATTCGACAAGCTGGCCGTCCGTGACATCGCCACAGTGATGAACGCCAAACGTCGCCGTCCCTACGAAGTGTACAAGGCCCTCACTACCATGATGAAGAACGGCCACACGCTGAAGTCGAGGAGGCGCACCTGCCGCCTGCCGGACGACTTCCAAAACATACCGCTGCTACAGGAGCTGGCGTTCCTCCAGCACAAGGACGAAATTAAGAAGTACATACAGGAGATGAAGGCCAAGGAGCAGGAGGAGCGGCGCAACGCCAAGGAGGCGGGCCTGATGCGCACCTGCAATTGCTGCTACGACGAGGAGGTGATGCCCAAGGACTACTACGAGTGTCCTAAGGGCTGCGGCTTTTGCCGCGAGTGCGTGCTGAAGAGTTGCGAGATCGCCTTCGGCGACGGCAAGATCGACTTCCCCTGTCTGGCCGATTGCGGTGCCGATTTCACCCTGCACACCCTTCAG GAGTGTTTGCCGCCGAAGATGTTCTCCAAGATAGCCCAGAAGAAGACCTTGGCTGAAGTCAAGGCTGCGGGCATCGAGGAGTTGGAGAGCTGCCCGTTCTGCGACTTCGCCACCATACCGTACGAGGCGGACAAGATATTCCGGTGCCTGAATCCGGACTGCATGAAGGAGTCGTGCCGTCTGTGCAAGGAGGCCAGCCACGTGCCGCTCAAGTGCGAGGAGGTCGAGAAGGACGAGGAGGTGAGGGCGCGCACCTACATCGAGAACAAAATGACCGAGGCGCTGCTGCGCAAGTGCCACAAGTGCGGCGCCTCCTTCTTCAAGGAGGAGGGGTGCAACAAGATGACGTGCTCCTGTGGCGCCATGATGTGCTACATCTGCGGCAAGCCGGTCAAGGATTACACGCACTTCAACGGGATAGGCGGCGACAGGATGCATCTGTGCCCGCTTTACAGTGACACCAACAAGCTGAACGAGCAGAACGTGCTGCGGGGCGCCGAGAACGCCAAGAAGGAGCTGGGCACCACTAATCTCAAGACTGATCCAAGCGCCGACGTTCGTCAGCACTACGAGGATAGGTCCAAGAATTTGCCCAGGGAGGGCTTCATGGATTTGCTAAAC GTAGCCGCCAACGGGGCTGATATACTCAACGTGGGTAGACGTAACCCTCAACTACGGATGGATCGTCTTGATCGTCTCGATATGCTGCAGCACTTGCGTGAGCAACTAAACCTTGCTAGGGGCAGGCAGCACCaccattaa
- the LOC109604629 gene encoding uncharacterized protein LOC109604629 isoform X2, producing MYFSMHMWGEPCSVAHGRRSLEKAAKRIRKILPWIPSEEVIIQFMSNLPECRPTERNILTIQHFISQHDKESVHEGDWLYEAFELRKLFPDMDEMIFYRSLSELGNIPNRLEIVVRQIINQPRPKDNAKRASTDISPQKNKIIKVNNNQWPNLEINNEYLPGIPRKRPAPCTVTREADLDVQFQPNNGDVTSTGMHNVQYIQQPETDTHNTVMELLQLHPNNLPDDLEVNQVYALFDGYGTPEGMNQENLPGGSGDSSKTNDIQKEGAAWQYNNLLSFENIALNAAIDNNPPPTAMNEVPTTSQGLPSMVDAVNNLATSANNQAFLQVPGSQAGATHAFKDMPILEEDTSKMNKSSCMNETIDEVSKTNPIPLVASQGAIKKILDLPSTSGLTYKKKVKPSTSKHPLGLDLPLTSRGNRVEGPLGVLPSTSLPGTSRRKQYTRPVPFEEDHSAFWLPRKANGGKQNGQEAADHPRIVVRNMDDINGLPDIIEQENDADLDLYDVLTTISGRSRKVVKAFCYQKGLRPRGLPANIDNVVGQLLEFQYNGPETDDNFVELDLDASDEDTVIDVNPPQRRKDMVDKAVPSDNEKEATASGPSNAPITVVDNQESLTLGIKMMEMFPDACPNYLRSLCENRTLQDLNDIVTMVFNTNDQYPRRPVRPPSPEREVDPVEQFEILKGILPDADPTYLQMQCERYRNDREGLKQFIENAVENKGYPTLKEYNRRLQLSAQQRQYTTEFDVKAFVQLFPDPFKTFATKGRPLPEYTVDETHYITMFMRNLFDKLAVRDIATVMNAKRRRPYEVYKALTTMMKNGHTLKSRRRTCRLPDDFQNIPLLQELAFLQHKDEIKKYIQEMKAKEQEERRNAKEAGLMRTCNCCYDEEVMPKDYYECPKGCGFCRECVLKSCEIAFGDGKIDFPCLADCGADFTLHTLQECLPPKMFSKIAQKKTLAEVKAAGIEELESCPFCDFATIPYEADKIFRCLNPDCMKESCRLCKEASHVPLKCEEVEKDEEVRARTYIENKMTEALLRKCHKCGASFFKEEGCNKMTCSCGAMMCYICGKPVKDYTHFNGIGGDRMHLCPLYSDTNKLNEQNVLRGAENAKKELGTTNLKTDPSADVRQHYEDRSKNLPREGFMDLLNGDNAELRELFRRNAVHRNDRRRAPVFAGFQIVAANGADILNVGRRNPQLRMDRLDRLDMLQHLREQLNLARGRQHHH from the exons ATGTATTTCAGCATGCACATGTGGGGTGAGCCGTGCTCCGTGGCTCACGGGAGACGT TCCCTGGAAAAGGCCGCAAAACGAATCAGAAAGATCCTGCCCTGGATTCCGTCCGAAGAGGTGATAATCCAGTTCATGTCGAACCTACCGGAATGCCGACCCACCGAGCGCAACATCCTTACTATCCAGCACTTCATCAGCCAGCATGACAAGGAGAGTGTGCATGAGGGGGACTGGCTCTATGAGGCCTTCGAGTTGCGCAAGCTGTTCCCTGACATGGACGAAATGATATTCTACAGGAGCTTGTCTGAGCTGGGCAACATACCGAACAGGTTGGAGATCGTCGTCAGACAGATAATCAACCAGCCGAGGCCGAAGGACAACGCAAAGCGGGCCTCCACCGACATCTCACCTCAGAAGAACAAAATCATTAAGGTCAACAACAACCAGTGGCCCAACCTCGAG ATTAATAACGAGTATTTGCCCGGCATTCCAAGGAAGCGCCCAGCACCTTGCACTGTGACCAGGGAGGCGGACTTGGACGTCCAGTTTCAACCCAACAACGGGGACGTCACCTCCACAGGCATGCAC AATGTACAATACATTCAACAACCTGAAACCGACACTCACAACACTGTAATGGAGCTCCTCCAACTCCACCCAAACAATCTACCAGACGACTTGGAAGTTAATCAAGtt tatgcCTTATTCGATGGATATGGCACCCCTGAGGGGATGAACCAGGAGAACCTGCCTGGTGGAA gtgGCGATTCTTCGAAAACCAATGACATACAAA aagaagGTGCTGCTTGGCAATACAATAATCTACtttcttttgaaaatattg caCTCAACGCTGCAATAGACAATAACCCTCCCCCTACAG ccaTGAACGAGGTGCCCACCACATCACAGGGCCTCCCCTCGATGGTAGACGCAG TAAACAATCTTGCAACGTCTGCAAACAATCAGGCTTTTTTACAAGTACCAG GGAGCCAAGCTGGGGCCACTCACGCTTTCAAGGATATGCCTATATTGGAGGAAGAcacaa GTAAAATGAATAAGTCTTCATGCATGAACGAAACAATTGACGAAGTATCAAAAACAAATCCAATACCCTTAGTCGCTTCTCAAGGGGCTATTAAAAAGATTCTAG ATTTGCCCTCCACATCGGGTTTGACGTACAAAAAGAAGGTGAAGCCATCCACATCAAAGCATCCTTTGGGTCTGG atTTGCCTTTAACCTCAAGAGGTAATAGGGTTGAAGGACCTTTGGGGGTGTTACCTTCAACGTCTCTACCAGGGACATCCAGGAGGAAGCAATATACTCGTCCag TACCCTTTGAAGAGGATCATTCAG cgTTCTGGCTTCCAAGAAAAGCAAACGGTGGGAAACAAAATGGACAAGAAG CGGCGGATCATCCAAGAATTGTCGTAAGAAACATGGACGACATCAACGGATTGCCCGACATAATAGAGCAAG AAAACGACGCGGACTTGGATCTGTACGACGTCCTGACCACCATCTCGGGCCGCAGCAGGAAGGTGGTGAAGGCGTTCTGCTACCAAAAGGGGCTGCGCCCACGAGGTCTGCCGGCCAACATCGACAACGTGGTCGGCCAGCTGCTGGAGTTCCAATACAATGGCCCAGAGACCGACGACAACTTTGTAGAACTTGATCTGGACGCCTCAGATGAAG ACACAGTAATCGATGTCAATCC ACCACAAAGACGGAAGGACATGGTGGACAAGGCGGTGCCGTCCGATAACGAAAAGGAAGCCACTGCCTCCGGCCCGTCCAACGCCCCCATCACCGTCGTCGACAACCAGGAGTCGCTGACCTTAGGCATCAAAATGATGGAGATGTTCCCGGACGCCTGTCCTAACTATCTGCGTTCGTTGTGCGAGAACCGCACCCTCCAGGACTTGAACGACATCGTGACGATGGTGTTCAACACCAACGACCAGTACCCACGCCGTCCGGTCCGTCCACCTAGTCCGGAACGGGAGGTCGATCCGGTCGAACAGTTCGAGATACTTAAGGGGATATTGCCGGACGCGGATCCCACCTACCTGCAGATGCAGTGCGAGCGCTACCGCAACGACCGCGAGGGGCTCAAGCAGTTCATCGAGAATGCTGTGGAGAACAAGGGTTATCCCACTTTGAAGGAGTACAACAG GAGGCTGCAATTGTCCGCCCAACAGAGGCAGTACACCACCGAGTTCGACGTCAAGGCCTTCGTCCAACTGTTCCCCGACCCGTTCAAGACATTCGCCACCAAGGGGCGCCCTCTGCCCGAGTACACGGTGGACGAGACCCACTACATTACCATGTTCATGCGCAACTTATTCGACAAGCTGGCCGTCCGTGACATCGCCACAGTGATGAACGCCAAACGTCGCCGTCCCTACGAAGTGTACAAGGCCCTCACTACCATGATGAAGAACGGCCACACGCTGAAGTCGAGGAGGCGCACCTGCCGCCTGCCGGACGACTTCCAAAACATACCGCTGCTACAGGAGCTGGCGTTCCTCCAGCACAAGGACGAAATTAAGAAGTACATACAGGAGATGAAGGCCAAGGAGCAGGAGGAGCGGCGCAACGCCAAGGAGGCGGGCCTGATGCGCACCTGCAATTGCTGCTACGACGAGGAGGTGATGCCCAAGGACTACTACGAGTGTCCTAAGGGCTGCGGCTTTTGCCGCGAGTGCGTGCTGAAGAGTTGCGAGATCGCCTTCGGCGACGGCAAGATCGACTTCCCCTGTCTGGCCGATTGCGGTGCCGATTTCACCCTGCACACCCTTCAG GAGTGTTTGCCGCCGAAGATGTTCTCCAAGATAGCCCAGAAGAAGACCTTGGCTGAAGTCAAGGCTGCGGGCATCGAGGAGTTGGAGAGCTGCCCGTTCTGCGACTTCGCCACCATACCGTACGAGGCGGACAAGATATTCCGGTGCCTGAATCCGGACTGCATGAAGGAGTCGTGCCGTCTGTGCAAGGAGGCCAGCCACGTGCCGCTCAAGTGCGAGGAGGTCGAGAAGGACGAGGAGGTGAGGGCGCGCACCTACATCGAGAACAAAATGACCGAGGCGCTGCTGCGCAAGTGCCACAAGTGCGGCGCCTCCTTCTTCAAGGAGGAGGGGTGCAACAAGATGACGTGCTCCTGTGGCGCCATGATGTGCTACATCTGCGGCAAGCCGGTCAAGGATTACACGCACTTCAACGGGATAGGCGGCGACAGGATGCATCTGTGCCCGCTTTACAGTGACACCAACAAGCTGAACGAGCAGAACGTGCTGCGGGGCGCCGAGAACGCCAAGAAGGAGCTGGGCACCACTAATCTCAAGACTGATCCAAGCGCCGACGTTCGTCAGCACTACGAGGATAGGTCCAAGAATTTGCCCAGGGAGGGCTTCATGGATTTGCTAAAC GGTGACAATGCCGAACTACGTGAGCTATTTAGACGCAACGCCGTCCACCGCAATGATAGAAGACGCGCTCCTGTCTTTGCAGGTTTCCAAATT GTAGCCGCCAACGGGGCTGATATACTCAACGTGGGTAGACGTAACCCTCAACTACGGATGGATCGTCTTGATCGTCTCGATATGCTGCAGCACTTGCGTGAGCAACTAAACCTTGCTAGGGGCAGGCAGCACCaccattaa